From a region of the Zingiber officinale cultivar Zhangliang chromosome 4B, Zo_v1.1, whole genome shotgun sequence genome:
- the LOC121975470 gene encoding 40S ribosomal protein S3a-like: protein MAVGKNKRISKGKKGGKKKIVDPFAKKDWYDIKAPSVFSVRNVGKTLVSRTQGTKIASEGLKHRVFEVSLADLQNDEDQAYRKIRLRAEDVQGKNVLTNFWGMNFTTDKLRSLVRKWQTLIEAHVDVKTTDNYTLRLFCIAFTKRRPNQVKRTCYAQSSQIRQIRRKMTEIMVNQATSCDLKDLVQKFIPEVIGKEIEKATTSIFPLQNVFIRKVKILKAPKFDLGKLMEVHGDYKEDVGVKLERPAEDVPMEGEAEPVGA from the exons ATGGCGGTCGG GAAGAACAAGAGGATCTCGAAGGGGAAGAAAggagggaagaagaagat AGTTGATCCTTTTGCTAAGAAGGACTGGTATGACATTAAAGCTCCGTCCGTCTTCAGCGTGAGAAACGTGGGGAAGACCCTTGTTTCTAGGACTCAGGGAACCAAG ATTGCCTCTGAAGGTCTTAAGCACAGAGTGTTTGAGGTTTCTTTAGCTGACCTTCAGAATGATGAGGACCAGGCATACAGGAAGATCCGGCTTCGTGCAGAGGATGTTCAAGGGAAGAATGTTCTGACTAATTTCTGG GGAATGAATTTCACAACTGATAAGCTTCGATCCTTAGTCCGAAAATGGCAAACACTCATTGAAGCCCATGTTGATGTGAAGACCACCGATAACTATACCTTGCGGTTGTTCTGCATTGCCTTCACAAAGAGACGCCCAAATCAGGTGAAGCGCACTTGCTACGCACAGTCTAGCCAAATCAGACAG ATTCGTCGTAAAATGACCGAAATCATGGTTAACCAAGCGACATCATGTGATCTGAAGGATTTGGTACAGAAATTTATCCCAGAGGTTATTGGCAAGGAGATCGAGAAAGCAACAACCAGCATTTTTCCACTGCAAAACGTCTTCATCCGCAAAGTTAAAATCCTGAAGGCCCCCAAGTTTGATTTGGGAAAACTCATGGAG GTTCATGGTGATTACAAGGAGGATGTGGGCGTCAAACTGGAGAGACCCGCTGAAGATGTGCCAATGGAAGGTGAAGCCGAACCTGTTGGAGCTTAA
- the LOC121975469 gene encoding mitochondrial outer membrane protein porin 5-like — MRGPGLFSDIGKKAKDLLNRDYTYDPKLTISTYSSSGVGLTAAAVNKGGVYTFDVGSQYKYQNTLLDVKVDTNSNISTTLTITDIVPYTKAIASFKIPDYNSGKLELQYLHDHASFASVVALKQSPVVELSATLGTKVAAFGVEAGFDTASGSFAKYTLGIGLTKPEYHASIVLEDKLDTLRASYVHHLDEIQKTSVVAEIVRQFSANKNTVTIGGQYALDPQTLAKARVNNSGKLSALLQHELKPKSFLTLSGEFDTKALENAPKFGLALALKP; from the exons ATGAGGGGTCCGGGTCTCTTCTCCGATATCGGCAAGAAGGCCAAGG ATCTGCTGAACAGGGACTACACCTACGACCCGAAGCTGACCATCTCCACCTATAGTTCTTCCGGAGTG GGGCTTACTGCTGCTGCAGTCAACAAAggaggagtttatacctttgatgttgGCTCACAATACAAGTACCAGAACACTCTTCTTGATGTCAAAGTCGATACGAACTCAAAT ATCTCAACAACGCTTACTATCACAGACATTGTTCCATATACTAAGGCCATTGCGTCTTTCAAGATACCTGATTATAATTCTGGAAAG TTGGAGCTGCAATATCTCCACGATCATGCAAGCTTTGCTTCAGTAGTAGCTCTGAAGCAATCTCCGGTGGTCGAACTTTCTGCAACACTCGGTACCAAAGTGGCTGCATTTGGTGTAGAGGCAGGTTTTGACACAGCATCAGGAAGCTTTGCCAAATATACTCTTGGGATTGGATTAACAAAGCCAGAATACCATGCTTCCATAGTTTT GGAAGACAAGTTAGATACTCTGAGAGCATCATATGTCCATCATTTGGATGAGATACAAAAGACCTCTGTGGTCGCAGAGATTGTGAGGCAATTCTCTGCGAACAAGAACACAGTTACAATTGGAGGGCAATACGCATTAGATCCCCAAACATTAGCAAAGGCACGGGTCAACAACTCAGGCAAGCTTTCAGCTCTTCTGCAGCATGAACTGAAACCAAAATCATTTCTCACCCTCTCTGGTGAGTTCGACACTAAGGCTTTGGAAAATGCTCCTAAGTTTGGTTTGGCTCTTGCTCTCAAGCCTTGA
- the LOC121975471 gene encoding activating signal cointegrator 1 complex subunit 2-like, translating into MSSAPPQRSQGSRAPYGYQKKFVPRNNPPSSTSTTTAAASSSSSSSSSSTNPSISTGGNLPPSLTTALRNSSSSSSGSRSKEKRGDGGNFIAYLPHDEAIACGLSADAGGLDAIESQMVVDLLNDELSRILKMRPKDFWREVARNDELLEFLDSYLQFRNRWYDFTHRGARGVVAGVIVGELELCRRVFMILYRMSSNKDPGAHPNDCLSMKEHTALLQEKNLLDLPKLLEICAIYGHENEELTKSLVVNAIKAQPKLLNKIDEVVSHFLNIVQTMHERCSSSLEVLFSSGGQEIHGCGQLYKDFLEVMDFVNDAIMTLDAFAATYAPASLYFSLLEFSHGGGDMLKTLARLHDSLLPCLQKSFKIISSSKSDMASNPNDMVTDTLISQRILSGRIVNFGWKLLDYCYLSDTPIEDNLQTTSKMLPAKVEDPVIRGDIIVHTMKEINEEISYNFSENHGNERFLQKLEKEFKILNHINNLQRNGWLYMDEEQFQYLINIASPLNTKSWERESTILTPSIDGKAQTDETVIAESKISQIKDLFPEYGRGFLSACLEVYNQNPEEVIQRILEGTLHEDLLSLDTSLEQIPSRKQASGRNDKGKGLLIDLEPKGNIPSSMGPMSMSKVEDGPTSSSFSSSVGRYTRKTDIDVADSAILDYKTTKDAAKTAALAAEYEYEDEYDDSFDDLGLSIPESVSEEADYLTERVRPIPGMPTGSEIETSSNSNSKWNSKKTQFYVKDGKNYSYKVSGSVAVLNAQDAALVNEAQKEMIHGLGRGGNLPIGAVRRLLDAEEKDNQISDPAGDSGRGNSSQRGRGRRGGGNHHRKDRAIRKHLSGMTGH; encoded by the exons ATGTCTTCTGCCCCGCCGCAGCGCTCCCAAGGATCGAGAGCGCCGTATGGTTATCAGAAGAAGTTCGTCCCCAGAAACAATCCCccctcctccacctccaccaccaccgCGGccgcttcctcctcctcctcatcatcatcttcatcaacAAATCCATCGATATCCACTGGCGGCAACCTTCCTCCATCCCTCACTACCGCCCTGAGGAATTCGTCGTCTTCATCCTCAGGATCTAGATCTAAGGAGAAGCGCGGCGATGGAGGCAACTTCATCGCCTACTTGCCCCACGATGAGGCAATCGCTTGCGGCCTCAGCGCTGACGCCGGTGGGCTGGATGCGATCGAGTCGCAGATGGTCGTTGATCTCCTTAACGACGAACTATCCAGGATACTTAAGATGAGACCTAAGGATTTCTGGAGAGAAG TGGCGAGGAACGATGAGTTGCTTGAGTTTTTGGATAGTTATCTGCAATTTCGGAATAGATGGTATGATTTTACACATCGAGGGGCAAGGGGAGTTGTTGCAGGGGTCATCGTCGGAGAGCTTGAGCTATGTCGGCGAGTTTTTATGATTCTCTATAGAAT GTCTTCCAACAAGGATCCTGGGGCCCACCCAAATGATTGTCTCAGCATGAAAGAGCACACAG CTCTCTTGCAGGAAAAGAATCTGCTTGATTTGCCAAAACTATTAGAAATTTGTGCTATTTATGGACATGAAAATGAAGAGTTAACCAAGTCCCTG GTTGTCAATGCTATAAAAGCCCAGCCGAAGCTTCTTAACAAAATTGATGAAGTGGTCTCTCATTTCCTGAATATAGTGCAAACTATGCATGAACGATGCAGCTCTTCTTTAGAG GTATTGTTTTCATCTGGAGGACAAGAAATTCATGGATGTGGTCAACTGTATAAGGATTTTTTGGAG GTAATGGACTTTGTGAATGATGCTATCATGACGCTAGATGCATTTGCCGCTACATATGCACCTGCTAGTTTGTACTTCTCTCTACTTGAGTTCAG TCATGGGGGTGGAGATATGCTCAAAACTCTAGCAAGGTTGCATGATTCGTTGCTACCATGTTTgcagaaaagttttaaaattatatctaGTTCAAAGTCTGATATGGCATCAAATCCCAATGATATGGTCACTGATACGCTTATCAGCCAAAGAATATTGTCAGGAAGAATTGTTAATTTTGGTTGGAAATTGCTCGACTATTGCTATTTGAGTGATACTCCAATAGAAGATAACCTTCAGACCACTTCAAAAATGTTACCTGCGAAAGTAGAGGATCCTGTAATAAGAGGCGACATTATTGTTCATACTATGAAAGAGATTAATGAGGAAATTTCTTATAATTTCTCTGAAAATCATGGTAATGAAAGATTTCTCCAGAAACTTGAAAAGGAGTTCAAGATTTTGAACCACATTAACAACCTTCAAAGGAATG GATGGTTATATATGGACGAGGAACAATTTCAGTATTTAATTAATATTGCAAGCCCACTAAATACAAAGTCCTGGGAGAGAGAATCTACGATCCTTACCCCTTCAATCGATGGAAAAGCACAGACTGATGAGACTGTAATTGCTGAGTCTAAAATTAGTCAAATCAAAGACCTCTTTCCAGAATATGGTAGAGGATTTCTATCTGCCTGTCTTGAAGTTTATAACCAGAATCCTGAAGAAGTGATCCAGAGAATACTAGAAGGAACCCTTCATGAAGATCTATTATCTTTGGATACTTCATTAGAACAAATTCCATCAAGGAAACAAGCGTCTGGAAGGAATGACAAAGGGAAAGGTTTATTAATAGATCTTGAACCAAAGGGTAACATCCCATCTAGTATGGGTCCCATGTCGATGAGTAAAGTTGAAGATGGGCCCACGTCTTCTTCTTTCTCATCTTCAGTTGGGCGATACACTAGAAAGACTGATATTGATGTGGCTGATTCTGCTATTCTTGATTATAAAACTACCAAAGATGCAGCAAAGACTGCAGCGCTTGCAGCAGAGTATGAATACGAAGATGAGTATGATGATTCATTCGATGATTTAGGTCTGAGTATACCCGAATCAGTAAGTGAGGAGGCAGATTACTTAACCGAGAGAGTTAGGCCTATTCCAGGAATGCCCACTGGCTCAGAGATAGAAACTTCATCAAATTCTAACTCAAAATGGAATTCAAAGAAGACACAATTTTATGTCAAGGATGGGAAGAACTATAGCTATAAGGTTTCAGGTTCagttgctgttttaaatgctcaaGATGCAGCTCTTGTGAATGAAGCCCAGAAAGAGATGATCCATGGTCTGGGTCGTGGTGGAAATTTACCAATTGGAGCTGTTAGGAGATTGTTGGATGCCGAGGAGAAGGATAATCAGATATCTGATCCTGCAGGAGATTCAGGTAGAGGGAACTCATCTCAgcgaggaagaggaaggagaggaggtGGGAATCACCACAGAAAGGATAGAGCAATACGGAAGCATTTATCAGGGATGACTGGACATTAG